The following nucleotide sequence is from Deinococcus proteolyticus MRP.
GTAAGGGTTGTGGCCGTCGTTTCCACCCGGAGGCCCGCCCTATAGCGCACAGTGAAGCGACCCGGCAACAAATTCTTGATGCTGTCCACGAGCGGATGAGTCTGAGAGGAGTACAGCGCGTCTTTGGTGTTCACCGCAACACCGTGATCCGGTGGATAAAAAAGGGGCCCGTGAAGTGATGCAGACTGGTACAGTCTGCATGACACCTCCAGAAGAAGTGGTCATTGAGCTGGATGAAATGTGGACCTTCGTTGCCAAGAAAAACAGACGAGGTGGATCTGGATTGCCCTGGAGCGCAGCACCCGCAGGGTGCTGGCCTGGGTATTGGGTGACCGCAGTGAGCAAACAGCGTTCAAGCTCTGGGAACGCTTACCATTGTCCCTTGAGCAGCGACTGAAAGGGACGTTTTGCACCGATCTGTGGCGAGCCTACGATGAACCGCTCTTGGGGGTAAAGCGGCTAACCCGGAAGGGAGAAACGAATCATGTCGAACGATTGAACTGCACGCTGAGACAGCGGCTGGGTCGGCTTGTTCGTAAGTCGTTGTCTTTCTCGAAGACGGACGAAATGCTCGAAGCCAGCCTGACTCTGGCCTTCCACCGATACAACTTGTCACGTTGATGCAGCCACTACCGACCTGAGAATATGAGCAACCACCGTGAAATTTACAGTCAGACCGAAAGCGGCGGTATTCAGCTTGCCGGTGGAGTGGACCGCTGGCAGCTGCATGAGGACTACGTACACCTGGCCCCACACCGCAGCGCTGCGGAACTGCTGCGCTTTGAAGCGGAGTTGCTGCCTTTCGTGGACCGCCCGGCGCAACAGGCCCTGGTGATTATCGACATGCAAAACGATTTCCTGGAGCCGGGCGGCTGGACGGACGCCTCGGGGCTGGACTACCGCCGCTGCCGGGAAGCCCTGCCAGGGGTCAAACGCGCCCTTGAGATCGCCCGCGAGCGGGACCTGTGGGTGGTGTGGGTGTACTGGTCCAACCGGCCCGACCTGCGTAATCTGGGAGCGCCGACCCTGTACTCCTTCAAGCACCGGCCCAGCCAAAAGGGCATCGGCGAGCAGCTGGAACACGGGCCGGTGCTTACGCAGGGCAGCTGGGGAGCCAGCATGCCCGGAGAACTTCAGGCCCTGATGTCGGAGGACGACATTCACATAGAAAAGGTGCGGATGAACGGCTTTTTCGGCACCCATCTGGATCAGGTGCTGCGTACCCAGGGCATCGAAACGCTGCTGTTCGCGGGCGTGAACATCGACCAGTGCGTGACCTCTACGATGGAAGAAGCCTATTTCCGCGACTACAACGTGGTGCTGCTGGAAGACGCCTGCGCCACCTCCAGCCCCGACTACTGCCGCGAGGCTGTGGTGTTCAATACGCGCAACTGCTGGGGCTTCAGCATGACCACCGAGCAACTGGCCGCCGCCGCGCCCTGGACTCCTGACGCGCCTAACCAGAACGGAGCTGACCAGGACGGGGCCGCCCAAGAATAAGCCGTTCAGGACAGAATAAACCGCTCAGGACGGAGCCCAGGCCCCCCGCCGGGCCAGGCCAGTCACAGGTTTCGCTGAAAGAACTGCACGCTGCGGCGCAGGGCCAGGCCCAGGTTGCCGCTGAGGTTGTGGTCGTCCCCCTCGTAGCGGTAGGCTTCCACGCCCTGCCCGGCGGCCCGCAGGTCGTTTGCCAGGGCCACCTGAAAGCTGTAGGGCACGTCCTTGTCGGCGGTGCCGTGGTGCAGCTGAATGGGGCGGCCGTTCAGCTCGGTCAGGTACGCGTTGGGGCTGAGCCCGCGCAGGAATTGCCGGTTCAGGCTGTCCAGCTGCCGCTGGGCGCCTTCCGGAGCGTGCCACTCGGTCTGGAGCACGGCGTAGTCGGCCACCACCCCGGCCCACAGCGAGGCGGCTTTCAGGTCACGGTCTACCAGCATGGCCCGCAGCGACAGCTGCCCGCCCATCGAGTGCCCCCACAGTCCCAGCCGCGCCGGGTTGACGCGCCCGTCCTTTTTCAGGCTGGCGGCGGCGTTCAGCACGTCTACCGTATAGCCAGGGTCGTTGTAGCCGCCGTCGGCTTCTCCTTCCGAGTCGCCGTGGCCCCGGTAATCGCTCTTGAGGGTCACGAACCCGGCGCGGGCGAACGCGTCCTGATAGGCAACGTAGCGCTCGGTGGTGCGGTATTTGTCGGGCGGAATGTAGCCGTGATTGAACACGATGGCCGGCCAGCCGCCCGCAGGCGGGGAGCCGTCAGGCACGGTGAGCAGCGCGTAAATCTTCAGGCCGTCCGAGCGGTAACTGACCACCGAGCGCGAGTACCCGGCGCCGCGCTCCAGCGTGCGCTCGGTGGTGAGTGGACTGCCGGGATACTCGCGGGCCCGCAGCGCCTGGATGGAGATAGGCTGACGCGCCACCGCCTGCTCCATCAGCCGGGCCTGAACAGGGGTATCCAGCTGCACTGTGGCATCCGGCTGCACAGTGGTGTCCGGCTGTACAGTGGTCGGCTGGCCCTCCGGCTGGCGCTTCTCTGCCGGGCGCAGGGAGGTGGAGACCGGCGGAGAGCTGCCTGGACCCTGCAGGTAGGTCACGGCGGTATAGCCCAGCCAGCCCAGCGCGGCCAGCACCAGCAGTCTCAGGGTACGCATGCCGCCAGCTTAGGGTGAAGCGGCGAAGCGATTCAGGAACGGTCGGCAGCTTTGGGCCGGACGAAGCGGACCTCGGGGCGCGGCTGAGGCGGGGTTCAGAATGACGCGGCGGCCGCAGCACTGGCAGCCACTCCACCCCCGCTTCCGCTTGCCCGGAAGACCTCCCCCCTTTTGTCACATGCTTCAGGCAGCCCGGCAGCGTTAGAGTCAGAAGCATGAACACTGCAAACAGTCGGCCGGCACTGGCATTGGCGCGCACCCTGGACCTCTCGGTTCCTTCCAATCAGCTGGCGGCCGGCGGGGCGCTGGCCGGGCTGCTGCTGGGCCGCCTGAGCGGGCAGTCGTGGGCAGGCAGCCTGCGGACCGGCGCCGGGGCGTTTGCCGCCTGGGCCACGGCCCGTGAACTGGACCCCGACCATGCACAGAGTGCCGCCGCCGCTCTGGCTGCCGAGCTGCTGCTGGGTCTGGCCGACAGTCCCGAATCGGACCTGGCCGCGCTGGAAGAGTTGCTGGCCGCTTTCCTGGCCCTGGGCAGCCTGCGCCTGCTGAGCGCCACCGTGGGCGTGGCCCCCACCCTGCCCGAGCAGCTGGCCCTGGGCGGTGGGGCGCTGGCGGCCGGCACCACCAACCACAAGGCGGCTGCACTGGTGCCGGGCGCGGCGCTGCTGCTGAGCCACACCCGCGGTGACGACCTGGGGCCACAGGAGCCCTGGACCGGCGTCGGGGCGCTGGTGGCGGGGCTGCTGCCCACGCTGCTGGCTGCCAGCGAACGCGACAGCCTGCCGGCCCGGCTGGCAGCCATGGCGGCGCTGGTGGTGGCGCCGGCCGCCGTGAATATCGAGGAGGTCAGCGCCCGCAACGACCTGGACACCGCCCAGATTGCCCAGGAGCGGGTAAAGTCCAGCCGCCTGCTGAGCACCGGCGCTGTGGCCCTGGGCCTGATTGCCGGGGGCAGCCGGGGCCTGCGCCCGCTGAGCGCCGCCTGCGCGGGCGTAGGCCTGTGGATGCTGGCCGGCCGGGCTGGGACGAAGTAGGGCGCAAGCCCCGGCTGCTGACGCAGCTTCTCAGAGTTGGGCCACGTTTGTGCTGGGTGGGCCGGTTATGCTGCGGGCATGACCAGACCGGCTCACCCTTCTGTTCGCCGGGGCCGCTTTCCCCTGGCCGGCGCCCTGCTGCTGGCCCTTTTTTCGGCGGCCTGCTTCGCTCAGGACGGAGACAAACCGGCAGACACGGCCCCGGCAGCGCAGGTGGCTTCTGCCGCAGCCACGCAGGCCGCCCCGCCCAGCTTTCCGGACGACCCCTCAGTGCCGGTGACAGCCGCCCAGTTGCCCGCGCAGCCGGCGCAGCCACGGGCCAGCCAGCCCACGCCGCGCATGGCCTACGTGGCGCTGGGCGACTCGCTCACGGCGGGGATGCAGGCCGCCGGGCTGACGGCGGCGGGTCAGTACGCCGCCTACCCGGCCGTGGTGGCCCGCATGACCGACGTGCCGTTCGGGATTCCCGCGACCCGGCGCGGCTGCCCGGCCCCGATGGGCGGCGGCCTGGGCGAAGGCGCCTGCGTGCGGGTCAGCAGCGACCTGCGCGGCTCCAACTTTGCGGTGCCGGGAGCACGGGTGCAGGACCTGTACCAGAAGCGCGGCGTAGGCAGCACCGACGACCTGACCCGGCGGATGTACGGCCTGATTCTGGGGCCCCAGCTGACCCAGGTGGAAGCGGCGCTCAAGTCGCGGCCCGACCACCTCACCCTGTGGATTGGCGCGAACGACGCCATGATCGGCGTCACGCAGGGCGACCCGGCGCTGGTCACGCCACCGGCCGAGTTCGAGCAGCACTACCGCCGGGTGCTGGAGGCCCTGAAACCGGCCGGCGCCCGCACGCTGCTGCTGACCGTGCCCGACGTGACCCGGTTGCCGCTGATGAGCCCTGGCCGGGTCCTGTTCGAAAAGGGCGTGGCCGACGCCAACTGCCAAGACAGCGAGAACCGCCTGCCGCTCACTGCCTTTTTGCTGGGCCGCAAACTCAGCTGCGACGTGCCTGAGGCGCTGACCCCGGCCGAAACTGCCCAGATTCAGGCGACCGTGCAGGCGTACAACGACGCCATCTTGCGCCTGGCTGCCGAGTTCGGCCATGACGTGATGGCTGTCCAGCCGCTGATGGACCAGCTAGACTTTCACACCGCGCTCGACGAGAACAGCCTGGAGCCGTTCGGCCCCGACATGTCGGCCGACGGGGTCCACCTCTCCTCGGCGGCGCAGCGCAAGCTGGGCTACGCGGTGGTGCAGCATGTCCACCAGCACTGGAATATCGGCCTGCCGGAAGCGGCCCGCAGTGAGCTGGCCGCGGCGGGCATGACGGTGGCCGACTAGGGGCCAAGCGGGACTGAATGCGGCTCCGGGCGGCTACTTCCAGAGCAGGCCCAGCGCCCAGGCCAGCAGCGGCCCCAGCAGCAGCGCCGGCAGGAAGCTGCCCACCCGCACGCGGCGCTCGCCCAGGTCCAGGCCGCCCAGCATCAGGTTCCAGCCGATGCCCAGCAGCACCAGCCCGCCAGTGCCGGTCAGGGTCAGCATGGCCGGATGGGTGCGCAGGCTGGCAGGGTCCAGACCGCTCAGCAGGCCGCCCGCCAGCGCCAGGGCACCCAGAGCAATGCCCCCCTGAATGACCAGCACACTCAGGGCGCTGGCCAGCACACCGCTGCCGTAGACTCCAGCCAGTGCCGTGGCGGCCACCAGGTCCAGGCCGGCCTTGAGCAGATAGGTGGTGGGGTCGCCGGTCAGGCCATTTTGCAGCCCGCCGATAATGGTCATGGGGCCCACACAGAACAGCAGCGTGGCCGCCACGAAGCCCTCGGTAAAGCGGCCCCCACCGCGCAGACGCCGCTGCACGCGCTCACCCATCCGGCCCAGCGCGTCCTCGATGCCCAGCAGTTCGCCGGCCACCGCACCCAGCACCATGGCGACCAGCCCGACGACCACACCCGGCACCGGCCCGAAGGCCAGCTCACGCAGCGCCCAGGCCATATCCATCCCGATAAAGAGTGTGACCAGAGCCAGGGCCTGCAACAGCGTGCGCTGCACCTGCTCGGGCAGCCGGCCGCCCAGCAGCAGTCCGGCCAGCCCCCCCAGCAGTACAGCTGCCACGTTGGCCAGGGTGCCCGACAAGGCCGTCAGCACGCTTTTTCCCGCTCTATCTTTTCCTGCCGGTGTGCAGGTAGGCTCAGGGTCAGTGTCATAAAAGTAAGCAAAGATAACATCTCCGGTCCTTCCTCCCTAGACTGGAGTCCATGTTCCGCCGCAGTTCACTGTCCTTCCTGGCCCGTCAGGCCGCCGACCTCAGCGGAGCCTCGCCGGCAGCGCTGGAGCGGGCGCTGCGGCCGCTGGCGCAGGCACCGGGCGGACTGGGGCTGGGACTGCAAGCAGGCGGGCACATCCTGACCGGCGGAGTGGGCGGGCTGGACCCGGCTGCCCCACACGAAATCGCCAGCGTGACCAAGCCGTTTACGGCCGCCGTGCTGGGGCAGTTGGCCGCCGCTGGTCAGCTGGACGCGCAAGCTCCGCTGGCTGACCTGGGCGGGCCCTTTGCCGGGCTGCCTGCCTCCGTCACACCTTACGCATTGGCCACCCACACTGCCGGGTTGCCTGCCCATCCGCTGCGGGCGGGCCTGACCGTGCTGCTGGACCCCTACGCCCCCTACAGCCTGAGTGAGGGAGCGGCCCTGGCCTCAGCGCGGCGCTGGGCAGCGGCGGGACAGGCGGGGCGCTTCGGCTACTCCAACCTGGGAGCCGGGGTGCTGGCCCTAGCGCTGGCGGCTGCCGGGGGCGCTCCCTTTCCGTCGTTGCTGGCCCGCACGGTGACCGGGCCGCTGGGACTGGAGAGCACCGGCTTTCCGGCGGCGCCGCCGCCCCGCGCCACCGATTTCGGCACGCTGGCGGGTGCGGGCGGACTGTGGGCCACGGCCGGCGACCTGCTGCGCTTTGGGGGGGCGCATCTAAACGGTCAGCTGGCCCCGGCCTGGACACTGACCGTCACGCCACGCGGACGCCCGACCGGCACCGACGAAATCGCCCCCGGCTGGTTCGTGACCGGGGGCGTGTGGTGGCATGACGGTGTAGCGCGGCAGTCCCGCGCCGGGCTGGCCTTTTGCCCAGACAGCGGGCGCGTCGCGGCTCTGCTGGTGGGCGGCCCGCCGGGCAGATTCAGTCGCGGTGCGGTGCGTCAGGCGCTGCTGGCTCTGCTGGGCTTTCCTACTCACTCTCGCTGAGGCCGGCGCGGGCAGCCCGTGCATCACGGATTTCGCGGATGCGGCGCTCCAAATCGTCTTCATGCACGTGGCCGGACGCCAGCGGCGAGACAATCAGCGGGCGGAAATCTACGTCGTCTACCAGTTCCCAGCGGCGGCGGGCAACCATCGCCAGCACGCCGCTGACAGCCAGCATAGACAGCAGGAACAGCATGAACTTCAGGTACTGGCCCTCATACGCCCCCGCGATGGCGTGGCGCAGTGCCCCGACCGCCTGCGTGACCGGCACCCAGTTGTGAATGGCCTGGAACAGCGGCGGCGCCAGCTCCACGGGGTAACTTCCGCCCGACGATGCCAGCTGCAAAATCAGCAGCACCAGCGCGATGAAGCGGCCTACCGAGCCGAACAGCAGAATCAGGGCCAGAATCAGCGAGAAAAAGGTGAGGCTCGCCAGCGCCGAGGTGGCGATGACCTGCACCGGGTGCAGATACTGCACGCCCAGCGCCTGCACCGCGAACACCATCAGCACCGCCTGGAGAACCACCAGCAGGGCAGGCACCAGGAACTTGCGTAGCACCCGCGCCGCCTGCCCGGTGCGCCGGCCGCTGTAGGGCAGCTGCTGAAAGGGGAAGATGAACGTGGTCAGCACGGCACCCACCCACAGGCTGAGGGCCATGAAGTAGGGCGCGAAGCCGGTGCCGTTGTTGGCGACTGCCGCGAACTTCTCGGTCTGGGCCATCACGCTGCGGCTGAGGCCGCTAGGATCGCCACCCAGTTCTGCGGTCTCGGCCGGGATTTTGCTGTTCAGCTCATTCAGGCCGTCCGAAAGCTGCCCGGCGCCGTCCAGCAGGTCCGAGGTGCCCTGGGCCAGGTCGCCTGCCCCCTCATCCAGCCGGTCCAGGCCGCTGCTCAGCTCGGCGCTGCTGCCGGCCAGGGTCTGCGCCCCGCTGCTGAGGCGGTCCAGGTCGGCCTGCGCGGGCAGCTGGCGGTTGATGGTGCCCACCCCCGCGCCTATTTTTTCCACCCCGTCGGCCAGGTCGTTCACGCCGCCCTGGACTTGCCCGGCACCGTTTGCCAGCCGTGCAGCCCCGGCCGCCGCCTCGCCGCTGCGGGCTGCCAGAGTCTGCGCCCCGGTGTTCAGCTCGCCGGCACCACTCGACAGCTGCGCTGACCCGGCCGCGAGCTGCTGCGCTCCGGCGGCTGCCCGGCCCGCGCCCGCTTGGGCCGCCCGGGTGCCTTCGGCCAGACGCTGGGCGCCCGTGTTCAGCTCGCCGGCACCACTCGACAGCTGCCCAGCCCCCTCGGCCAGTTGCTGAGCACCAGTGACCGCCTGCTGAGAACCTGTCTGGGCCGCTTTGGCACCCTCGGCCAGTCGCTGGGCACCGGCATTCAATTCATCCGCACCGCTCGACAGCTGCCCGGCTCCCTCAGCCAACTGCTGAGCGCCAGTAACTGCCTGACCTGCACCTGTCTGCGCGGCTTTGGCACCCTCGGCCAGTCGCTGGGCACCAGCGTTCAATTCATCCGCACCGCTCGACAGCTGCCCGGCTCCCTCAGCCAACTGCTGAGCGCCTGTCGCAGCTGCCGACGCTCCCTGCTGAAGCCGCGGCAGGGCCTGAAGCAGGTCGTTGGTGCCGCTGTGCAGGCGCTGCGAGCCCTGGTTCAGCTCGGACACGCCGGATTTCAGCTGCCCCGGTAGCAGAGGCTGGTTGCGCACCCCTTCATTCAGGCGGGTCAGGCCGGTGGCCAGCTCGGCAGCGCCGGTATTCAGCGCGTCCACTCCCGTCACCACCTGGCCCACGCCGGTTTCCAACTGCGGCAGTTGCTCGGC
It contains:
- a CDS encoding cysteine hydrolase family protein — its product is MSNHREIYSQTESGGIQLAGGVDRWQLHEDYVHLAPHRSAAELLRFEAELLPFVDRPAQQALVIIDMQNDFLEPGGWTDASGLDYRRCREALPGVKRALEIARERDLWVVWVYWSNRPDLRNLGAPTLYSFKHRPSQKGIGEQLEHGPVLTQGSWGASMPGELQALMSEDDIHIEKVRMNGFFGTHLDQVLRTQGIETLLFAGVNIDQCVTSTMEEAYFRDYNVVLLEDACATSSPDYCREAVVFNTRNCWGFSMTTEQLAAAAPWTPDAPNQNGADQDGAAQE
- a CDS encoding alpha/beta hydrolase family protein, which gives rise to MRTLRLLVLAALGWLGYTAVTYLQGPGSSPPVSTSLRPAEKRQPEGQPTTVQPDTTVQPDATVQLDTPVQARLMEQAVARQPISIQALRAREYPGSPLTTERTLERGAGYSRSVVSYRSDGLKIYALLTVPDGSPPAGGWPAIVFNHGYIPPDKYRTTERYVAYQDAFARAGFVTLKSDYRGHGDSEGEADGGYNDPGYTVDVLNAAASLKKDGRVNPARLGLWGHSMGGQLSLRAMLVDRDLKAASLWAGVVADYAVLQTEWHAPEGAQRQLDSLNRQFLRGLSPNAYLTELNGRPIQLHHGTADKDVPYSFQVALANDLRAAGQGVEAYRYEGDDHNLSGNLGLALRRSVQFFQRNL
- a CDS encoding SGNH/GDSL hydrolase family protein, translating into MTRPAHPSVRRGRFPLAGALLLALFSAACFAQDGDKPADTAPAAQVASAAATQAAPPSFPDDPSVPVTAAQLPAQPAQPRASQPTPRMAYVALGDSLTAGMQAAGLTAAGQYAAYPAVVARMTDVPFGIPATRRGCPAPMGGGLGEGACVRVSSDLRGSNFAVPGARVQDLYQKRGVGSTDDLTRRMYGLILGPQLTQVEAALKSRPDHLTLWIGANDAMIGVTQGDPALVTPPAEFEQHYRRVLEALKPAGARTLLLTVPDVTRLPLMSPGRVLFEKGVADANCQDSENRLPLTAFLLGRKLSCDVPEALTPAETAQIQATVQAYNDAILRLAAEFGHDVMAVQPLMDQLDFHTALDENSLEPFGPDMSADGVHLSSAAQRKLGYAVVQHVHQHWNIGLPEAARSELAAAGMTVAD
- a CDS encoding DUF554 domain-containing protein, which codes for MLTALSGTLANVAAVLLGGLAGLLLGGRLPEQVQRTLLQALALVTLFIGMDMAWALRELAFGPVPGVVVGLVAMVLGAVAGELLGIEDALGRMGERVQRRLRGGGRFTEGFVAATLLFCVGPMTIIGGLQNGLTGDPTTYLLKAGLDLVAATALAGVYGSGVLASALSVLVIQGGIALGALALAGGLLSGLDPASLRTHPAMLTLTGTGGLVLLGIGWNLMLGGLDLGERRVRVGSFLPALLLGPLLAWALGLLWK
- a CDS encoding serine hydrolase domain-containing protein, which encodes MFRRSSLSFLARQAADLSGASPAALERALRPLAQAPGGLGLGLQAGGHILTGGVGGLDPAAPHEIASVTKPFTAAVLGQLAAAGQLDAQAPLADLGGPFAGLPASVTPYALATHTAGLPAHPLRAGLTVLLDPYAPYSLSEGAALASARRWAAAGQAGRFGYSNLGAGVLALALAAAGGAPFPSLLARTVTGPLGLESTGFPAAPPPRATDFGTLAGAGGLWATAGDLLRFGGAHLNGQLAPAWTLTVTPRGRPTGTDEIAPGWFVTGGVWWHDGVARQSRAGLAFCPDSGRVAALLVGGPPGRFSRGAVRQALLALLGFPTHSR
- a CDS encoding YhgE/Pip domain-containing protein; the encoded protein is MSLQQFARDFRHLTYAERSMWRWPMMWLSAAAILAVPSLYASINLASSLDPYGNLQALPVGVVNLDQGTERDGKNINMGREVMDDFRKDPPFDLTVYPSEAAARDAVRRGDIYFALTIPADFSRKAVAGDSSEHGLLRFYVAEGSNYFASRVADSFANRLSDELNKTLGETRWEAVQASLKDVQNGFGDIKDATSRLADGASDLKAGAGRLNDGAGDLKGGLDRAADGSHRLAEGAGQVSDGVQALTGGTGRLKEGIGQLNAAIPTPEKLKPLREGAAALSQGNAQLATGLGQLSTGAGQLAAGTGRLKEGADRVAAGNKQLAEQLPQLQSGLGELSTGAGQLAAGTGRLKEGADRVAAGNKQLAEQLPQLQSGLGELSTGAGQLAAGTGRLKEGADRVAAGNKQLAEQLPQLQSGLGELSTGAGQLAAGTGRLKEGADRVAAGNKQLAEQLPQLETGVGQVVTGVDALNTGAAELATGLTRLNEGVRNQPLLPGQLKSGVSELNQGSQRLHSGTNDLLQALPRLQQGASAAATGAQQLAEGAGQLSSGADELNAGAQRLAEGAKAAQTGAGQAVTGAQQLAEGAGQLSSGADELNAGAQRLAEGAKAAQTGSQQAVTGAQQLAEGAGQLSSGAGELNTGAQRLAEGTRAAQAGAGRAAAGAQQLAAGSAQLSSGAGELNTGAQTLAARSGEAAAGAARLANGAGQVQGGVNDLADGVEKIGAGVGTINRQLPAQADLDRLSSGAQTLAGSSAELSSGLDRLDEGAGDLAQGTSDLLDGAGQLSDGLNELNSKIPAETAELGGDPSGLSRSVMAQTEKFAAVANNGTGFAPYFMALSLWVGAVLTTFIFPFQQLPYSGRRTGQAARVLRKFLVPALLVVLQAVLMVFAVQALGVQYLHPVQVIATSALASLTFFSLILALILLFGSVGRFIALVLLILQLASSGGSYPVELAPPLFQAIHNWVPVTQAVGALRHAIAGAYEGQYLKFMLFLLSMLAVSGVLAMVARRRWELVDDVDFRPLIVSPLASGHVHEDDLERRIREIRDARAARAGLSESE